In Panacibacter ginsenosidivorans, the following proteins share a genomic window:
- a CDS encoding Gfo/Idh/MocA family protein, translated as MNRKLRMGMVGGGKDAFIGAIHRIAANMDGLIELSCGALSINPEIAVDSGKMLFLPEDRTYLNFEEMIKKEAALPADKKMDFVTIVTPNFAHFAPAMMALDHGFHVVIEKPIAFTLDEAKQLKQKVTETGLTLCLTHTYSGYPMVKQAKAMVAAGTLGKIRKVWVEYPQGWLSKLSEREGNAQAAWRTDPKKSGKSGCMGDIGTHAAHLAEYVTGLKITHMCADLNVLVEGRALDDDGAVLLKLENGAAGVLMASQVAAGEENGIRIRVYGERGGLEWYQHEPNTLLVKWLDAPTQILRAGGNYGDRLSSFATHNCRTPGGHPEGYLEAFGNIYRNFALTLSAKMDGKEPTKEMLDFPGVEDGIRGMAFIDNVVLSAQSTEKWTEHVVK; from the coding sequence ATGAACAGAAAACTAAGAATGGGAATGGTCGGTGGAGGCAAGGATGCTTTCATTGGCGCCATTCACCGCATTGCTGCCAACATGGATGGCCTGATAGAATTAAGTTGCGGTGCACTAAGTATCAATCCTGAGATTGCCGTTGATTCAGGTAAGATGTTGTTTCTGCCTGAAGACAGAACCTATCTCAACTTCGAAGAGATGATCAAAAAAGAAGCTGCATTACCTGCTGACAAAAAAATGGATTTTGTAACAATTGTTACGCCCAACTTCGCCCACTTTGCTCCTGCAATGATGGCGCTTGATCATGGCTTTCATGTAGTAATTGAAAAGCCGATTGCATTTACACTTGATGAGGCCAAACAACTAAAACAAAAAGTTACTGAAACGGGATTAACACTTTGCTTAACGCACACTTATTCCGGTTACCCGATGGTTAAGCAGGCCAAAGCAATGGTTGCTGCAGGTACACTTGGTAAAATACGAAAAGTATGGGTTGAATACCCACAAGGTTGGCTTAGCAAATTAAGCGAACGTGAAGGCAATGCACAAGCTGCCTGGAGAACAGATCCCAAGAAAAGTGGTAAGAGCGGTTGCATGGGCGATATCGGCACACATGCAGCACATCTTGCAGAATATGTTACCGGTTTAAAGATTACACACATGTGTGCAGATCTTAATGTACTGGTAGAAGGCCGTGCCTTGGATGATGATGGCGCTGTATTATTAAAATTAGAAAATGGAGCAGCAGGTGTATTAATGGCAAGCCAGGTTGCAGCAGGTGAAGAAAATGGTATCCGCATTCGTGTGTATGGAGAGAGAGGCGGTCTTGAATGGTATCAACACGAACCAAACACTTTATTGGTAAAATGGCTTGATGCGCCAACCCAAATATTAAGAGCCGGTGGAAATTATGGAGATCGCCTCTCCAGTTTTGCAACGCATAATTGCAGAACACCCGGCGGCCATCCCGAAGGTTACCTGGAAGCGTTTGGAAACATCTACAGAAATTTTGCACTTACACTCTCTGCAAAAATGGATGGCAAAGAACCAACCAAAGAAATGCTTGATTTTCCTGGTGTTGAAGATGGTATCCGTGGCATGGCGTTTATAGATAACGTGGTACTC
- a CDS encoding MFS transporter — translation MSAIKRDQLFVASCLALLVTSLSFGIRAGILGRLGVQFQLSAAQLGTIAATAFWGFPLAIIIGGMVVDVIGMKKLLVGAGIFHLAGILLTIFATGYWSLFISTLLIGLGNGTVEAACNPLVASIYPDNKTTKLNHFHLWFPGGIVVGTLLVFLLDKIGLGWQVQVGLMLIPTLLYLYLFSKLEFPQTERVSSGISTSEMYGALLTPLFIIMIILMFGTAITELFTGQWIDVLLKNVTDNAILLLTIETGVMVLGRAFAGPVVHRLSPSGVLLFSAIFASLGLYLLGHSTGNMLFVGALVFGIGVCYFWPTMIGFVSENLPRTGAVGMNLMGGAGMFAVSVYMIFMGGYYDKLLAAKLPEGASLQAYSDASATPEMAAALNEAKKAAGPEIINATLIIPICLSVAFLLLFLYMRGRKKPSLKPVTA, via the coding sequence ATGTCAGCCATTAAACGCGATCAACTGTTTGTTGCTAGTTGTCTTGCTCTTCTTGTAACATCTTTATCTTTTGGAATACGTGCAGGGATTCTTGGACGCCTTGGGGTACAATTTCAATTAAGTGCTGCACAACTGGGAACTATTGCTGCAACGGCTTTCTGGGGTTTTCCGCTTGCAATAATTATTGGCGGCATGGTGGTTGATGTTATCGGCATGAAAAAACTGCTTGTAGGTGCCGGTATATTTCACCTGGCGGGCATTCTTCTAACGATCTTCGCCACGGGGTATTGGTCTTTGTTTATTTCTACCTTGCTGATTGGTTTAGGTAATGGCACCGTGGAAGCAGCCTGTAACCCGCTTGTGGCAAGCATTTATCCCGACAATAAAACAACAAAACTTAATCACTTTCACTTATGGTTCCCTGGTGGTATTGTAGTAGGTACTTTACTTGTTTTTCTTTTGGATAAAATTGGATTAGGATGGCAGGTACAAGTAGGTCTTATGCTAATACCAACATTGTTGTACTTATACTTATTCAGCAAACTTGAATTTCCGCAGACAGAACGCGTATCAAGCGGTATCTCTACATCAGAAATGTATGGAGCATTGTTAACGCCGTTATTTATCATCATGATCATATTAATGTTCGGTACTGCTATTACAGAATTATTTACCGGACAATGGATAGATGTTTTATTAAAGAATGTAACGGATAATGCAATTTTGTTGCTTACTATTGAAACGGGTGTAATGGTACTTGGACGCGCCTTTGCCGGACCTGTTGTTCACAGGCTCTCTCCTTCAGGTGTGTTATTGTTCTCCGCAATTTTTGCATCATTAGGTTTATATCTTTTAGGACATTCAACCGGCAATATGCTTTTTGTTGGTGCGCTTGTGTTTGGTATTGGTGTTTGTTATTTCTGGCCTACTATGATTGGCTTTGTTTCAGAAAATTTACCAAGAACAGGAGCAGTAGGAATGAATCTTATGGGCGGTGCCGGAATGTTTGCAGTTTCTGTTTACATGATCTTTATGGGTGGTTATTATGATAAATTACTCGCTGCAAAATTACCGGAAGGCGCTTCTTTGCAAGCTTATTCTGACGCTTCAGCAACACCTGAAATGGCTGCTGCTTTAAATGAAGCAAAGAAAGCAGCAGGTCCGGAAATCATCAACGCAACATTGATTATACCAATCTGTTTGTCTGTTGCATTTCTTCTCCTGTTTCTTTATATGCGCGGAAGAAAAAAACCAAGTTTAAAACCAGTAACAGCATAA
- a CDS encoding hydroxypyruvate isomerase family protein, with the protein MSKNQDRRAALKNIMAGSAAIAAAPLLSSFSIENKKENTLKGNINHSVCQWTYGFLSVEELCKVANDIGIPAIDLMGPKDWPTLKKYNLYSSMCYVAAGSSLTSGWNDKANHEKLIKDYLETFPMMVQAGYKDVICFSGSRNGMDDETGLKNCVEGLQKILPAAEKSGLTVHMELLNSKVDHKDYMCDKTPWGVELCKRLNTENFKLLYDIYHMQIDEGDVIRTIRNNHQYIGHYHTGGVPGRHEIDESQELFYPAIMRAILETGYKGYVAQEFIPAGPDKIASLRKAVQICDV; encoded by the coding sequence ATGTCAAAAAATCAAGATCGAAGGGCAGCATTGAAAAACATTATGGCAGGTTCCGCCGCCATTGCTGCTGCACCATTGCTTTCATCATTTAGTATTGAAAACAAAAAAGAAAATACCTTGAAAGGAAATATCAACCATTCTGTATGTCAATGGACATATGGATTTCTCTCGGTAGAAGAATTGTGCAAGGTGGCCAACGATATTGGCATACCGGCCATTGATCTTATGGGGCCCAAAGACTGGCCCACTTTAAAGAAATATAATTTATACAGTTCCATGTGTTATGTAGCTGCAGGCTCAAGTCTTACCAGCGGATGGAACGATAAAGCAAATCATGAAAAGCTTATAAAAGATTACCTGGAAACATTTCCGATGATGGTGCAGGCAGGCTATAAAGATGTGATTTGTTTTAGTGGCAGCCGTAATGGAATGGATGATGAAACAGGTTTAAAGAACTGTGTTGAAGGCCTTCAGAAAATTTTACCCGCTGCGGAAAAAAGTGGTTTAACGGTGCACATGGAATTACTGAACAGTAAGGTTGATCATAAAGATTATATGTGCGACAAAACTCCTTGGGGTGTGGAATTGTGTAAACGTTTGAACACTGAGAACTTTAAATTGTTATATGATATTTATCACATGCAGATCGATGAAGGAGATGTTATTCGTACAATAAGAAATAATCATCAGTACATCGGTCATTATCATACAGGTGGTGTTCCGGGCAGGCACGAAATAGATGAGAGCCAGGAATTATTTTATCCTGCTATCATGCGTGCAATTTTAGAAACAGGTTATAAAGGATACGTAGCACAGGAGTTCATTCCTGCAGGTCCCGATAAGATTGCTTCTCTTCGTAAGGCCGTTCAAATATGTGATGTTTAA
- a CDS encoding GMC oxidoreductase, with product MAENVYDAIVIGSGISGGWAAKELCEKGLKTIMLERGRDIKHITDYKNASKEAWDYPHHGRATNQMKADYPVLKRDYPLNESNLDYWVNEKESPYTEIKRFDWFRGYHVGGRSLMWGRQSYRLSDFDFEANAKEGIAIDWPIRYNEIAPWYDYVEKFAGISGSIEHIPNLPDGQFLPAMQMNCVEKDVSARLKEHYKGERNMIIGRVANITQPLQDRQACQFRNKCWLGCPFGGYFSTQSSTLPAAMKTGNLTLRPWSIVTKILYDKDTKKATGVEVLDAETNKTYEYKAKIVFLNASALNSAWILMNSATDIWPDGLGSSSGELGHNVMDHHLGVGAGGLVEGYEDKYYYGRRANGIYIPRYRNFGNDKRDYLRGFGYQGGASRQGYARPLEESLMGAELKEMLTEPGSWSMNIGGFGETLPYHENKITLDKTKKDKWGLNVLAFDVEYKENEKKMRKDMLEDAKEMLEAAGVKNVKGREGDGTLGRGIHEMGTARMGKDSKTSVLNKWNQVWDAPNVFVTDGAFMTSAACHNPSLGYMAFTARAADHAVSELKKGNI from the coding sequence ATGGCAGAAAACGTTTATGATGCTATTGTAATTGGCTCGGGCATTAGTGGTGGCTGGGCTGCAAAAGAACTCTGTGAAAAAGGTCTGAAGACCATTATGCTTGAACGTGGCAGAGACATTAAGCATATAACAGATTATAAAAATGCGAGTAAAGAAGCGTGGGATTACCCGCATCATGGGAGGGCTACCAACCAAATGAAGGCAGATTACCCGGTGCTGAAACGTGATTACCCTTTAAATGAAAGCAACCTTGATTACTGGGTTAATGAAAAAGAATCTCCGTATACAGAAATAAAACGTTTCGATTGGTTTCGTGGCTACCATGTTGGTGGGCGTTCACTTATGTGGGGTCGCCAAAGTTACCGCCTGAGTGATTTTGATTTTGAAGCCAATGCAAAAGAAGGCATTGCTATCGACTGGCCTATCCGTTACAATGAAATTGCGCCATGGTATGATTACGTTGAAAAATTTGCCGGCATCAGTGGTAGTATTGAGCACATTCCAAATCTCCCTGACGGACAGTTCCTCCCGGCCATGCAAATGAATTGCGTAGAGAAAGATGTATCAGCAAGGTTGAAGGAACATTACAAAGGTGAAAGAAACATGATCATTGGTCGTGTTGCCAATATAACACAACCACTACAGGACAGGCAGGCTTGTCAGTTTCGTAATAAATGCTGGCTGGGTTGCCCTTTTGGTGGTTATTTCAGTACACAATCTTCTACATTACCTGCTGCAATGAAAACAGGTAATCTTACACTAAGACCATGGAGTATTGTTACAAAAATCCTTTACGATAAAGACACCAAAAAAGCGACAGGTGTTGAAGTGCTCGACGCAGAAACAAATAAAACATACGAGTATAAAGCAAAGATTGTTTTCTTAAATGCTTCTGCGTTAAACAGTGCATGGATACTTATGAATTCTGCAACAGATATATGGCCCGATGGTTTGGGAAGCAGCAGCGGAGAACTTGGTCATAATGTAATGGACCATCATCTTGGTGTTGGAGCAGGTGGTTTGGTAGAAGGTTATGAAGACAAATATTATTATGGTCGCCGTGCAAATGGAATTTACATTCCACGTTACCGAAATTTTGGAAATGACAAAAGAGATTACCTCCGCGGCTTTGGTTACCAGGGTGGTGCAAGCAGGCAGGGTTATGCACGTCCGTTGGAAGAATCATTAATGGGTGCAGAACTGAAAGAGATGCTTACGGAACCGGGCTCCTGGAGTATGAACATTGGTGGCTTTGGTGAAACACTTCCGTACCATGAAAATAAAATAACACTTGATAAAACGAAGAAAGATAAATGGGGTTTAAATGTTTTGGCATTTGATGTTGAGTATAAAGAGAATGAAAAGAAAATGCGTAAAGACATGCTGGAAGATGCAAAAGAAATGCTTGAAGCCGCTGGTGTAAAAAATGTAAAAGGTAGAGAAGGCGACGGCACTTTAGGCCGCGGCATTCATGAAATGGGTACAGCTCGTATGGGCAAAGATTCTAAAACATCTGTACTCAATAAATGGAACCAGGTTTGGGATGCACCCAATGTGTTTGTAACAGATGGCGCATTTATGACTTCAGCTGCGTGTCATAATCCATCGCTTGGTTACATGGCGTTTACCGCACGTGCCGCAGATCATGCAGTGAGTGAATTGAAGAAAGGAAACATATAA
- a CDS encoding GMC oxidoreductase, with protein MADNVYDAIVIGSGISGGWAAKELCEKGLKTIMLERGKDIKHIQDYPEASKEAWDHPHRGERTQQMIKDYPVLKRDYPLNERNLDWWASDKDSPYTEVKRFDWFRGYHVGGRSLLWGRQSYRWSDLYFEENAKQGIAIDWPVRYKEIAPWYDYVETFAGISGGDEDLPELPRGKFLPPMEMNCVEKDLAGRIKNFYGGNRKMIMGRTAHITNLQQHQKDLGRTNCQFRDKCWFGCPFGGYFSTQSATLPAAMKTGNLTVRPWAIVTKILYDKDTQRATGVEILDAETNKTYEYKAKIVFLNASTLNSAWILMNSATDIWPDGLGSSSGELGHNVMDHHLNVYAGGIVEGYDDKYYYGRRANGIYIPRYRNFFGDKRDYLRGFGYQGGASRGRGPADIAEYSIGADLKEALTEPGVWSFGMGGFGETLPYHENKITLDKTRTDKWGLNILSFDVELKENELKMRKDMLEDAKEMLTSLGVKNVQGGDSNPYLGRGIHEMGTARMGADRKTSVLNKYNQVWDAPNVFVTDGSFMVSAACQNPSLTYMAFTARAADHAVSELKKGNI; from the coding sequence ATGGCTGACAATGTTTATGATGCCATCGTCATTGGCTCTGGTATCAGTGGCGGATGGGCCGCTAAAGAACTCTGCGAAAAAGGCTTGAAGACCATTATGCTTGAACGTGGTAAAGACATTAAACATATTCAGGATTACCCGGAAGCATCCAAAGAGGCTTGGGATCATCCACATCGCGGCGAACGGACACAGCAGATGATCAAAGATTATCCTGTTCTAAAAAGAGATTACCCGCTTAATGAAAGAAACCTTGACTGGTGGGCAAGTGATAAAGATTCTCCATATACAGAAGTAAAACGTTTCGACTGGTTTCGTGGATATCACGTGGGTGGTCGTTCACTTTTGTGGGGTCGTCAAAGCTACCGCTGGAGTGATCTTTATTTTGAAGAGAATGCAAAACAAGGCATTGCTATTGACTGGCCTGTTCGTTACAAAGAAATTGCGCCGTGGTATGATTATGTGGAAACATTTGCAGGCATTAGCGGTGGTGATGAAGACCTTCCTGAATTGCCTCGTGGCAAGTTCCTTCCGCCCATGGAAATGAACTGTGTAGAAAAAGATCTTGCAGGCAGAATAAAAAATTTCTATGGCGGCAATCGTAAGATGATCATGGGCCGTACAGCGCATATCACCAACCTGCAGCAACATCAGAAAGATCTTGGCAGAACCAATTGCCAGTTCAGGGATAAATGCTGGTTCGGTTGTCCTTTCGGTGGATATTTCAGCACACAATCTGCAACATTACCTGCAGCGATGAAAACAGGAAACCTTACTGTTCGCCCCTGGGCAATTGTTACAAAAATTTTATACGATAAAGATACACAACGTGCAACCGGCGTTGAGATCCTTGATGCAGAAACAAACAAAACATATGAGTACAAAGCAAAGATCGTTTTCTTAAACGCTTCTACTTTGAACAGTGCATGGATATTAATGAACTCTGCAACAGATATATGGCCCGATGGTTTGGGCAGTAGTAGTGGAGAGCTTGGTCATAATGTTATGGATCATCACCTGAATGTATATGCCGGCGGTATTGTAGAAGGTTATGATGATAAATATTATTATGGTCGCCGTGCAAATGGTATTTACATTCCACGATATCGCAATTTCTTCGGAGATAAAAGAGATTATCTGCGTGGCTTTGGTTACCAGGGCGGTGCAAGCCGTGGCCGCGGGCCTGCAGATATTGCGGAATACAGCATTGGTGCCGATCTTAAAGAAGCATTGACTGAACCCGGTGTATGGAGCTTTGGTATGGGTGGTTTTGGTGAAACATTACCTTATCACGAAAATAAAATAACACTTGATAAAACAAGAACAGATAAATGGGGTCTTAATATATTGTCGTTCGATGTTGAGCTAAAAGAAAATGAACTTAAGATGCGAAAGGATATGCTGGAAGATGCAAAAGAAATGCTTACTTCTCTTGGCGTTAAGAATGTACAGGGTGGAGACAGCAATCCGTACCTCGGCCGTGGTATTCATGAAATGGGCACAGCGCGTATGGGTGCAGACAGAAAGACCTCTGTACTCAATAAATACAACCAGGTTTGGGATGCACCGAATGTATTTGTAACAGATGGCTCATTCATGGTTTCGGCAGCCTGTCAAAATCCATCGCTTACCTATATGGCATTTACTGCACGTGCAGCAGATCATGCAGTAAGCGAATTGAAGAAAGGAAATATTTAA